From the Lathyrus oleraceus cultivar Zhongwan6 chromosome 3, CAAS_Psat_ZW6_1.0, whole genome shotgun sequence genome, the window catgttaggagcattagtagctggcttttgatatccaggtggaacagcgggtgcttggccaggtgcatacaaGGCGTTGTTGTTTTTGTCTGAAAAgttaggatggtttttccaacctgggttgtagaTATTCAAATAAGGGTTTCCTTGTGCATAATTTACTTGATTAATGGGGACTCCTGCTAATATCTGACATTCTGGTGCAGTGTGTCCAGGAATTCCATATAACTCGCAGTTTGGAGTTACGGCAGCCACTGTGGCTacgggtggtatggtcaagttgtctaacttttgaacaagggcatctacctttgcatggacgtgatcaaggctactgattttgtacattccaccttttgtttggtacttttctactggagttctttcacttccccattggcaatggttttgggccatgttttcaatgagttaataggcttcgttgtatggcttgtccataagtgcaccgcccgcgacagcgtctactgtcagtcttgtgttatacagaagcccattgtaaaatctgtgaatgatcacccagtcttcgagaccgtgatgtggacatatcctcatcatgtctttgtatctttcccacATGTCGTAGAGAGATTCTGCATCTTTTTGTCCAAATCCATTGATTTGAGCTCTTAGCATAGCAattttgcttggcggaaaatatcagGCTTAGAAAatgttcttcagttcttcccatgtaGTGACTGAGTTGGATGGCAAGGATTACAACCAAGCCTAAGCTCTGTCTCTTAGAGAGAAAGGAAAAAGGTgtagtcttatcgcatcttgagatacaccatttGCCTTCACATTGTGTGtgtactgcacaaacttggtcagaTGTTCATTAGGGTCATCCataggatttccagcaaattgatgttgttggacaGCTGAGAACAATGAGGGTTTTAACTCGAAATCATTTCGATCGATAGCAGGGGCAACAATgttgttgtgaggttcttgttgggatGGGGTAGCGTAGAACTTAAGAGGATGATTATGTGGTCCTACTGCAACCATGGTTGGTTTTTCAACTGGTTCAGTATTAGGAAAGAAGATATCGGGAATATTGTACCTTCGTTGGTACTCTAGTATTCGGCGTCTTAAATATAAGAAACGCTCTAATTCTGCGATTGGTGGTACTAAGTTTTCTCCTTGTGAGCGAGTACTCGGCATACAACCGAGAAATAATGGAAAGGAAATTAGttttttaccttagtctataaTGAGCAACGAAAGAATCACACTATTTGACTAAATCAGGTCCCCGGCAACGGTGCCAAACACTTGATACGTATCGtgactgtatataaaatatagtctatcggaTACTTGATTGCAAGTGTACAATCTAGTCGTTTTAGGTTTAAAAGATATCaaacccacagggaccgatggtcaaactaatgctatcgatgttactatgtttagctaaggcgATGATTTTTAGAGGTTTGGTTGAATAAAAATTAAATCTAAAGAAAATTAAGTTTTAAAGATAATATTAATGaagggatatcagtatgcaaTGCATTAATTATCGGGGATTTGATAATTCACCGGTGTATATTTTAATTACCAAATAcctttcagtagaaaatactcatttaaaaggctttatctcacactctcaTGATTGTTGACTCagactatacttttaagtcagaatgtacgctctcgctgtcccatttgaagttaaaaataccTTTTGAAAATAGATAAGTTCTAATTtcttttaaagtgctctcgctgtttttaaaatcaatgcctagtttttactatccagtccgaccctcacgctctcgcgattgtcggttctaaccttagttaatttcccactctcatggcaaaaccgtattaaatagccTCTCACTCTCGTaacaaagttaattaaattcaaattaaaaaccacaACCAAAAAGATTATTTGCGAAAAGAAGTTTACACTGATTATTATTgaatcccgtctaattaaattgtttacataccgataccggtagtttagtCGGACATGTTAAATAATGCAAACACAGACGAACAAAAACAAATTGACAATAAACCAAACatgattatttaataataaagcaataataataataataataataataataataataatagaataaaaACCTAGAACTTTGATTAATCGAATatgccgaatcttgaagtacttgagcagtcctccacaagtcgataggattctgcttcttcgaaacAATTGCTTAAACTAAATCAAATAATTTGCAGTAGTTCCCcaatgtaggaaactactacattggctaaatgaaaaacggaaaggaaagggaaaaatcaaagctctgaacggAACGGTAAACAAATTGCGGTAAAAGAAAACAATGTTTGCTGAAGAAAAATAACGGAAAACAAATTTGCATTGGAAAAATAAATGTAGAGGAATAGCTTGAGAGTTGGCTTCAGAGAGGAAAAATAAGCATGCCCGTAGGTTTCCAACTTTCATCCTTTCATAGTATCCATTTGGTCTTCGTagttgagagaaataagggtgacttggttgagtgagagATTCATGGGAAAGTGGGTTGAGGAGCGAAAAATGGGGCGTGTGGATCACTTCTGTTAGAAAATTTCTTACGCTGCCTTTGCTTTTGTGACGGTCGTGGTGGACCTGTGGCGTTCGTCATAACCAGGGAGTGACGATCGTGATGGGGcttgtgacgagcgtcacatgCACAAAATTTATACTTTTTGGTTTTTCTGCtgtttctcttctgtttcttcttcttttccttccttttctatactttgctcatttaagcttgggaattgaaatacctgcaaaaacaactcaaacacttgcggaataatcggaatataaatgaaaacAGTGCGATTGTTGAATGTAAttcaaggcaaatatacgataTATTTGCGCGTTATCAACGGCTACCTGTGAACCGACATTCAAATTGGTGAGAAAGAACCAATCGATTGTGTGGAACAACGATTGCCAATCGGCATtcgataaaataaaaaattacttgcaagaaccaccaatcttgGTACCACCGGTTCCTGGTAGGCCACTCATTATGTATCTCGCAGTGCTTAATGAATCCATGGGTTGCATTTTGGGTCAACACGACGACACAGGCAAGAAAGAACATGCTATCTACTATCTCAGCAAGAAATTCACTAAATGTGAGGCCAAATACTCACTtttagagaagacttgttgtgctttgaCTTGGGTTGCTCGACGCCTGAGACAATATACGATCTGCCACACTACATtattgatatccaagatggatctgatAAAGTATATATTCGAAAAGCCTGTTGTTACTGGTAGAATTGCTCGGTGGCAAATGCTGCTAACCGAGTATGATATACAGTACGTGACCCAGAAAGCAATAAAAGGGAGTGTTCTGTCTGACTATCTCTCTCACCTGCCTGTCGAAGGTTACCAACcgttgaggtttgactttccagaCGAAGACATCATGTTTATCAGAGACTTTACTATGCCAGGCTTCGAGGTAAGCCCTGAGGAAGGCCCCGAACCAGAATCGCAAAGGACGCTCGTGTTCGACGGTGCTTCCAATGCCCGAGGTCATGGTATAGGTGTTGTTATCACTTCTCCAACTGGTTTCCACATTCCTTTTACCACTAGATTGTGTTTTGACTGCACCAACAACATGGgagaatatgaagcatgtatctacGGTTTAGACGCGACAATCGACTTGAGAATCAAAATACTTGAGGTATTCGGTGATTCATCTCTGGTAATCAGTCAGGTGAAAGGTGATTGGGAGACTCAGGATAGCAAGTTGATACCCTACAAAGAGCACATCAGAAAACTGATACCATATTTTGATGAAATCTCCTTTCACCATATTTCTAGGGAGGAAAATCAGTTAGCAGACGCTTTAGCCACGTTTgcatctatgttcaaagtcaaatggaaTAATGAAGCACCATCCATCTAGATTGACCACTTAGATGAACTAGCACATTGTCTAGCAATTAAGGCCGATCCTGACGATAAGCCTTGGTTCTACGACATAAAAACATTTCTGGAGAAATAGCAATATCCCGAGGGTTTATCCATTACCGATAAGAAAGCTCTGAGAAGACTCTCTTCCAAGTTCTTCCTAAACGGTGATGTACTAtacaagaggaattatgattccttactgctcagatgcgtggatagaaaCGAAGCTAGTACAATCAAAAAATCCATACACGAGGGTTGCGAGGGTGTACATGCGAAGGATCCTGCTACGGCCAATGGAGGTTGATTGCTACAACTTTGTGAAAAGATGCCATAAGTGCCAGATATATGGTGATAAGATCTTTGTGCCACCAACTCCATTGAATGTTCTAACTTCTCCATGGCTcttttctatgtggggcatcgatatgattggtatgatagaGCCCAAGGTTTCCAATGGACATCGATTCATCCTAGTCactattgattacttcactaagtgcgtcGAAGTTGCTTCGTATGCCAACGTCACTCGACAAGTGGTTACCCagtttatcaagaaagagataatctTCCGCTATGGAGTACCTAGCAAGATCGTCACTGACAACGCTAGTAACCTCAACAACACTATGATGAAGGAGTCGTGCGAAATatttaagatcgagcaccacaaaTCTCCACCATaccggcccaagatgaatggctccgtagaagcagctaacaaaaatatcaagagaatcttccagaagatggtcaagacatacaagggctggcatgagatgttacctttcgCTTTACATGGTTACAGAACCTCAGTCCGCACATCCACTAGGGAAACTCCATACTCTCTGGTCTATGGAATGGAGGTCAtcctgtaacaccccgaataaaataagaaaattatttaaattaagttaataatatatttattaatttaattaaataaattgaattattggattattattattattattatttggaataataattagtggaaaatatataagttggaataagagaaaagggttttcagttttggtaaagagttttcacgtgaaacagagaagcggctgaaaagtggaaagtggaaaaaagggcaaagaggaagagctagagagcaaaggttgaagaacggaaaagcttgaagcttagagattgccggattatctcaggtaaggggggtttatcatcgtttaatgggtattatagattaacatgtcatgggtagtgataagccgttaaaTTGACCCTAATTGAGATTGTTGGCgctgaaaattgtgatgaataagttgtgttaaaCCTGAAATTAAATCGGTAATTGGATGAGTAGTGTTTTCCCaaacgtgtagctttttacggaaattgaatcggaggtccggaagtcctccaacggcggaaaatgcggaaactctgcattctgccttgtgttagcgcagggactgctgttttgcctgcgttaaccggttaacccagggcgttaaccggttaacactgttgtgttttgccagaaaatgtatt encodes:
- the LOC127131952 gene encoding uncharacterized protein LOC127131952, which produces MYLAVLNESMGCILGQHDDTGKKEHAIYYLSKKFTKCEAKYSLLEKTCCALTWVARRLRQYTICHTTLLISKMDLIKYIFEKPVVTGRIARWQMLLTEYDIQYVTQKAIKGSVLSDYLSHLPVEGYQPLRFDFPDEDIMFIRDFTMPGFEVSPEEGPEPESQRTLVFDGASNARGHGIGVVITSPTGFHIPFTTRLCFDCTNNMGEYEACIYGLDATIDLRIKILEVFGDSSLVISQVKGDWETQDSKLIPYKEHIRKLIPYFDEISFHHISREENQLADALATFASMFKVKWNNEAPSI